In Drosophila yakuba strain Tai18E2 chromosome 2R, Prin_Dyak_Tai18E2_2.1, whole genome shotgun sequence, a single genomic region encodes these proteins:
- the LOC6531158 gene encoding cell wall integrity and stress response component 2: MQSHLIAILLATVAIGSCVANPNLISGPSQMLEIMRATSEMQRNNPQLAGQCFDYYYPLLENIYDDYQKEYNRCIAVFEGGKAEVNQRYVPIVWGISNTTFVSCMKLLDCDYQNSSQNALSCYAEQGPVGSRDLSSVAFNASTQVSSLLQQIEQLEFTRDLCCNTSSRNYEIRFTEANQNLQKCLSGLSPVPESSTTSTTSTTTTITTAAPVSTVPTDSPTTIAETTSAPIISSSTTRAPSTVAHFSAVENSSGSSQNRFARRVESILKHIV, from the exons ATGCAGTCCCATCTCATCGCCATCCTGCTGGCCACCGTGGCCATCGGATCCTGCGTCGCGAATCCCAATCTCATCTCTGGTCCTTCGCAAATGCTCGAGATAATGAGAGCCACCAGCGAGATGCAGCGTAATAATCCACAACTGGCCGGTCAGTGTTTCGACTACTATTATCCTCTTTTGGAAAACATATATGACGATTATCAGAAGGAGTACAATCGGTGCATCGCTGTATTCGAAGGCGGTAAGGCGGAGGTTAATCAGCGATACGTGCCCATTGTCTGGGGCATCAGCAATACCACCTTTGTCAGCTGCATGAAGTTGCTGGACTGTGATTACCAGAATAGCAGTCAGAACGCTCTATCCTGTTACGCCGAACAG gGTCCAGTTGGATCCAGGGACTTGTCCAGTGTGGCTTTCAATGCTTCGACCCAGGTCAGTTCGCTGCTGCAGCAGATCGAGCAACTGGAATTCACCCGTGATCTATGCTGCAATACATCGTCCAGGAATTATGAAATCCGCTTCACTGAGGCCAACCAAAATCTTCAGAAATGCCTGTCAGGTCTGAGTCCAGTGCCAGAAAGTAGCACCACTAGCACCActagcaccaccaccaccatcaccaccgcTGCCCCCGTTTCCACCGTTCCCACCGATAGCCCCACAACCATAGCAGAAACCACATCCGCACCAATTATAAGTTCGTCCACAACGAGGGCTCCATCGACAGTGGCGCATTTCAGTGCTGTTGAaaacagcagtggcagcagccaGAACCGATTTGCCAGAAGAGTGGAAAGTATTTTGAAACATATTGTTTAA
- the LOC6531159 gene encoding suppressor protein SRP40 yields MQVKLCAILLAIGLSQVVAYPPVQLNNPHQNLVKFMIQSREVSSNSDHTLECLDYYLPLLDEVVETYKTDLNACLDEASSEVAQINDNTKDERDAIDASATSSCAALTVCSAKEAAEEYFKCYSEAGTNNTKTMFTISANASELLAAVQEEVRLIKVKEAVCTNKTQRAYGENYGALYEELGGCIGGAPIPSETTSTQSTSTDSSTDSSSVSTESSTDSSSASTESSTDSSTDSSSASTESSTDSSTDSSSVSTESSTDSSSTDSSSVSTESSTDSSTDSSSVSTESSTDSSSTDSSSVSTESSTDSSTDSSSVSTESSTDSSTDSSSSSTESSTDSSSASTESSTDSSSDSTASSTESSSVSTESTTEDGNKEMSPEEDLKSVSTQNSNDLEKILKNLRVWFKNH; encoded by the exons ATGCAAGTCAAGTTGTGCGCTATCCTTTTGGCCATTGGCCTCAGTCAGGTCGTGGCATATCCTCCAGTTCAACTCAACAATCCGCACCAGAACTTGGTGAAGTTCATGATCCAATCCCGTGAAGTCAGCAGCAATAGTGATCATACCCTTGAGTGCTTGGATTATTACCTTCCCCTGCTCGACGAAGTTGTGGAGACCTACAAGACCGATCTCAATGCGTGTTTGGATGAAGCTTCCTCGGAAGTCGCGCAGATCAACGACAACACCAAGGATGAACGAGATGCCATCGACGCCTCCGCCACCAGCTCTTGTGCTGCCCTCACCGTTTGTAGTGCCAAGGAAGCCGCCGAAGAATACTTCAAGTGCTACAGTGAAGCC GGTACCAACAACACCAAAACCATGTTCACCATCTCTGCTAACGCCTCCGAGCTGCTGGCCGCTGTCCAGGAGGAAGTGCGTCTCATCAAGGTGAAGGAAGCGGTGTGCACCAACAAAACCCAGAGGGCCTATGGAGAGAACTATGGTGCACTTTACGAGGAGCTAGGCGGCTGCATTGGTGGAGCTCCCATTCCATCGGAAACTACAAGCACACAGTCCACCTCCACGGATTCGTCGACTGACTCATCCTCTGTGTCCACCGAATCCTCTACTGATTCGTCCTCCGCATCAACCGAATCCTCTACTGATTCCTCGACCGACTCGTCCTCTGCTTCAACGGAATCCTCCACAGATTCATCGACTGATTCGTCTTCAGTGTCCACCGAATCCTCTACTGATTCATCATCGACAGATTCGTCTTCAGTGTCCACCGAATCCTCCACTGACTCGTCGACTGATTCGTCTTCAGTGTCCACCGAATCCTCTACTGATTCATCATCGACAGATTCGTCTTCAGTGTCCACCGAATCCTCCACTGACTCGTCGACTGATTCGTCTTCAGTGTCCACCGAATCCTCCACTGACTCGTCGACTGATTCGTCCTCTTCGTCCACCGAATCCTCCACTGATTCGTCTTCTGCATCCACCGAATCCTCCACTGATTCATCCTCCGATTCCACCGCATCCTCTACTGAATCCTCATCTGTTTCCACGGAATCCACCACAGAAGACGGTAATAAGGAAATGTCACCTGAGGAGGACTTGAAATCCGTCTCCACTCAGAACAGCAATGACCTCGAGAAGATTCTTAAGAATCTGCGGGTTTGGTTCAAAAATCACTAA
- the LOC6531160 gene encoding proteoglycan 4 translates to MKFAVALCLLMATSGFAMVPKHPADLVSMLARQQFAVRTLMAAPEARDESTLINDCFNHYLEDQTNVIMGYNLQYTGCLRSAQSGRDELTKESASERQALLERTNSMCYSLTQCDTLVDGLEFFDCYRNASSDSYKVMFTLNSDSSLDFNRISAKYQVIETDLTACVDEARLDYAHDMDSCDENLTICLKGGETEPTTTTPAAPETTTTTEAPVTTTSPAAPEPTTTSAAPETTTTTEAPVTTTTTEAPVTTTSPAAPEPTTTSAAPETTTSTEAPETTTTTEAPVTTTSPAAPEPTTTPAAPETTPAAPETTTTTEAPVTTTTTEAPVTTTSPAAPEPTTTPAAPETTPAAPETTTTTEAPVTTTTTEAPVTTTSPAAPEPTTTPAAPETTTPEPTTTSERPPEEDINRLQRFGQRRSWNLFKRFF, encoded by the exons ATGAAGTTCGCTGTTGCCCTGTGCCTGCTTATGGCCACCAGTGGTTTCGCCATGGTTCCCAAGCATCCCGCTGACCTGGTCTCCATGCTGGCCCGCCAGCAGTTCGCAGTTCGCACTTTGATGGCCGCTCCCGAGGCGCGTGATGAATCGACCCTGATCAATGATTGCTTCAACCACTACCTGGAGGACCAGACCAACGTGATCATGGGCTACAACCTGCAGTATACCGGATGTCTGAGGAGCGCCCAAAGCGGCCGGGACGAGCTCACCAAGGAGAGCGCCTCGGAGCGCCAAGCCCTTCTGGAACGCACCAACAGCATGTGCTACAGCCTGACCCAGTGCGATACCCTTGTGGATGGCCTGGAGTTCTTCGATTGCTACCGCAATGCC TCCTCCGACAGCTACAAGGTTATGTTCACCCTGAACAGTGACTCCAGCCTGGACTTCAACCGCATCAGTGCCAAGTACCAAGTGATCGAGACCGATCTTACCGCCTGTGTGGATGAGGCTCGCTTGGATTACGCCCACGATATGGACTCGTGCGACGAGAATCTGACGATCTGCTTGAAAGGAGGTGAGACTGAACCGACCACCACTACTCCTGCGGCTCCAGAGACCACCACTACTACTGAGGCTCCAGTGACCACCACTTCTCCTGCGGCTCCAGAGCCCACCACTACTTCTGCGGCTCCAGAGACCACCACTACTACTGAGGCTCCAGTGACCACCACTACTACTGAGGCTCCAGTGACCACCACTTCTCCTGCGGCTCCAGAGCCCACCACTACTTCTGCGGCTCCAGAGACAACCACTTCTACTGAGGCTCCAGAGACCACCACTACTACTGAGGCTCCAGTGACCACCACTTCTCCTGCGGCTCCAGAGCCCACCACTACTCCTGCGGCTCCAGAGACCACTCCTGCGGCTCCAGAGACCACCACTACTACTGAGGCTCCAGTGACCACCACTACTACTGAGGCTCCAGTGACCACCACTTCTCCTGCGGCTCCAGAGCCCACCACTACTCCTGCGGCTCCAGAGACCACTCCTGCGGCTCCAGAGACCACCACTACTACTGAGGCTCCAGTGACCACCACTACTACTGAGGCTCCAGTGACCACCACTTCTCCTGCGGCTCCAGAGCCCACCACTACTCCTGCGGCTCCAGAGACCACTACTCCTGAACCTACTACGACTAGCGAGCGCCCACCTGAGGAAGATATCAACAGATTGCAGCGTTTCGGTCAGAGGAGGTCTTGGAACCTGTTCAAGCGCTTCTTCTAA
- the LOC6531161 gene encoding uncharacterized protein LOC6531161: MEARRRFLRTETRCRLHGVHSLLLFALFLGFSEAAGVLDLLTPEPDLTIDECHDEFTIACANASQVFSDSYDLCELNANETIINLEVDVELERLQIELGSSAVCGNMQICDTLVDDLDYFQCINKNGIQNLDILNEINYNATSAYTRLHEDYDAVHRAFLLCGLDAQKKYMEDIRQAHRELTQCRSEIDEFNE, translated from the exons ATGGAAGCACGACGTCGATTTTTAAGAACGGAGACCCGTTGTCGCCTACACGGGGTACATTCTCTATTGTTGTTTGCCCTATTTTTGGGTTTCTCAGAGGCTGCTGGAGTCCTGGACTTGCTCACCCCCGAACCGGATCTCACGATAGACGAGTGTCACGATGAGTTCACCATCGCGTGTGCCAACGCCTCACAAGTCTTCTCCGATTCCTACGATTTGTGCGAACTGAATGCCAATGAGACCATCATCAATCTGGAGGTCGATGTGGAACTGGAGCGACTGCAAATCGAGTTGGGATCCAGTGCGGTGTGCGGAAATATGCAAATCTGCGACACATTGGTGGACGATCTGGACTACTTTCAGTGCATCAACAAAAAC GGAATCCAAAACCTAGACATTCTGAACGAAATAAATTACAATGCCACGAGTGCGTATACACGGCTACATGAGGATTACGATGCAGTGCATCGGGCGTTTCTGCTTTGCGGACTCGATGCCCAGAAAAAGTATATGGAGGACATAAGGCAGGCCCACAGAGAGCTCACACAATGTCGATCGGAAATCGACGAGTTTAACGAGTAA
- the LOC6531162 gene encoding uncharacterized protein LOC6531162 translates to MVISAMKTAIILLLALKAYAEPTPRTLNSLCSYLDDGNETVSNLGKTKKCFARYLPELESEGATWSQGYSACQKDTTSERQSLLTNATGAQEEIRAAALDMSSFIDQCLALTESLDFFNCFAKMAKLQLANVYSISFNATEQALILNKKLSRIELEHYRCTNQTEQKYVKGTDKIFRSLDQCLQQSDTL, encoded by the exons ATGGTCATCAGTGCCATGAAAACAGCAATTATTCTGCTTCTAGCCCTTAAG GCGTATGCTGAGCCTACTCCACGTACTCTGAACTCATTGTGTTCCTACTTAGACGATGGAAACGAAACTGTTTCGAATCTGGGCAAAACCAAGAAGTGCTTTGCCCGTTATCTACCAGAACTGGAAAGTGAAGGGGCAACCTGGTCGCAAGGATACAGTGCCTGTCAGAAGGATACTACTAGCGAACGGCAGTCCTTGCTAACGAATGCCACTGGGGCTCAGGAGGAGATTCGAGCAGCTGCACTGGACATGTCTTCGTTTATTGATCAGTGTTTGGCCTTGACAGAGTCCCTGGACTTTTTCAATTGCTTTGCCAAAATG GCCAAGCTACAGTTGGCGAATGTCTACagtatttcatttaatgcCACCGAACAGGCGTTGATCCTAAATAAGAAATTAAGTAGAATCGAATTGGAGCACTATCGGTGCACAAATCAAACCGAACAAAAGTATGTCAAAGGTACCGATAAAATCTTTCGATCCTTGGATCAATGTCTGCAGCAAAGTGATACactttaa
- the LOC6531163 gene encoding A-agglutinin anchorage subunit: MKLLCSVLILASVLAANAKPNVQLQLQSALDQYLVHARNLDATVSADVTTQCFNLYLPMLNEVAATFSTSYQTCISTANAETANLTAEADKQQKIYQAEVTSLCSAFTACNSDNDTTTFFNCYASAAESDVSVIYDIATNAATSASTLSMGIQAIQATEYQCTNTTESNYVRDTAATYDLLDSCLKYGVPTTSTAAPSSSSPVASSSGAPVTDGTTVAASSTASAGTTVAVTTASPGTTVVASSTTSAGTTVTTAAPGTPAAATTAAAGTPASS, encoded by the exons ATGAAGCTTCTGTGCAGTGTGCTAATCCTTGCCAGCGTTCTGGCCGCCAAC GCCAAACCCAATgttcagctgcagctgcagagtGCCCTGGACCAGTATCTGGTGCACGCCCGCAATCTGGATGCCACCGTTTCCGCGGATGTGACCACCCAGTGCTTCAACCTCTATCTGCCCATGCTGAACGAGGTGGCCGCCACCTTCTCCACTTCCTACCAGACCTGCATCAGCACCGCCAATGCTGAGACCGCCAATCTGACCGCCGAGGCCGACAAGCAGCAGAAGATCTACCAGGCGGAGGTCACCAGCCTCTGCAGCGCCTTCACCGCCTGCAACAGCGACAACGACACCACTACCTTCTTCAACTGCTACGCCAGTGCG GCTGAGAGTGACGTCTCTGTGATCTACGACATCGCCACCAATGCCGCCACTTCGGCCAGCACCCTGAGCATGGGCATCCAGGCCATTCAGGCCACCGAGTACCAGTGCACCAACACCACGGAGAGTAACTACGTCCGGGATACCGCTGCCACCTACGATCTGCTGGACAGCTGCCTGAAGTACGGAGTGcccaccacctccaccgccgccccctcctcctccagccCCGTTGCTAGCTCGAGCGGGGCTCCTGTCACTGATGGCACCACTGTTGCTGCATCGTCCACCGCCTCTGCTGGCACCACTGTGGCTGTGACCACCGCCTCTCCCGGCACCACTGTTGTTGCATCGTCCACCACCTCCGCTGGCACCACTGTGACCACCGCTGCACCCGGAACTCCTGCTGCGGCAACCACGGCCGCTGCTGGCACTCCGGCCTCTTCTTAA
- the LOC6531164 gene encoding uncharacterized protein LOC6531164 — translation MNILCTVLIIASVLAANAKPNTQAQSALDQYLVHARSLDTFVSEDMTTQCFNIYMPMLNQVAATFSANYQECINTANAQTANLTAQAEQQQKTYQSDVSTLCSAFTACNSSDDTTDFFNCYANAANNDVSVIYNLASNAASSASSLSSGIQAIQSTEYQCTNTTQNNYVRDTAATYDLLDNCLKNGVPSSTATSASATPTTSTTDGFFFGL, via the exons ATGAATATTCTGTGCACCGTGCTAATCATTGCCAGCGTTTTGGCAGCCAAC GCCAAACCCAATACGCAGGCGCAGAGTGCTTTGGATCAGTATCTGGTGCATGCTCGCAGTCTGGATACATTCGTTTCTGAGGATATGACCACGCAGTGCTTCAACATATACATGCCCATGCTGAACCAAGTGGCTGCCACCTTCTCGGCCAACTATCAGGAATGCATCAACACCGCCAATGCCCAGACCGCCAATCTGACCGCCcaggcggagcagcagcagaagacTTATCAGTCCGATGTTTCCACACTCTGCAGTGCTTTTACCGCCTGCAACAGCAGCGATGATACCACCGACTTCTTCAACTGCTACGCCAATGCG GCTAATAATGATGTCTCCGTGATCTACAACCTGGCCAGCAATGCTGCCAGTTCGGCCAGCTCCCTGAGCTCGGGCATCCAAGCCATCCAGAGCACGGAGTACCAGTGCACCAATACGACGCAAAACAACTACGTCCGTGATACTGCTGCCACCTACGATCTGCTGGACAATTGCCTGAAGAACGGAGTGCCCAGCTCTACTGCCACATCCGCATCTGCCACTCCGACTACCTCCACCACAGACGGCTTCTTCTTTGGGCTTTAA
- the LOC6531165 gene encoding uncharacterized protein LOC6531165 encodes MKGQRVAVVAFAVVLAGLCVLSGLNAAPVECNNGNGIQISGDGYQSQTQTGPGCQTQTSEDGTQSQSQSSSGNGYQSQTQCSGESCGQFQPFPPLFTLKPLEPLAPITWQPFVQLGGNQVQEQRTYG; translated from the exons ATGAAAGGCCAACGCGTAGCAGTCGTCGCATTTGCTGTTGTACTCGCCGGACTGTGCGTGCTATCCGGTCTGAAT GCGGCACCCGTGGAATGCAATAATGGCAATGGCATCCAGATCTCCGGCGATGGCTACCAGAGCCAAACTCAAACCGGTCCCGGCTGCCAGACGCAGACCTCCGAGGATGGTAcccagagccagagccagagtTCGTCGGGCAATGGCTACCAGTCGCAGACGCAGTGCAGCGGCGAATCCTGCGGCCAGTTCCAACCCTTCCCGCCCCTGTTCACCCTTAAGCCGCTGGAGCCCTTGGCACCCATCACCTGGCAGCCTTTTGTACAATTGGGGGGCAACCAGGTGCAGGAGCAGAGAACTTACGGCTAA